The sequence GCAGCCAGTTCCAGCTTGAAGGCTTCCACGTACTTTGGGTCGTAGTAACGGGAGGCACCCCGCCAGCCCAGCAGGTCGGCTGGTTCGTGTGGCTCGTACTTCTCGCCACCCTTGAGCTTCCGGTATTCACTGGACTTGAAGTCGGACAGCCGCAGGACAACCGGCCGTGGTGCCATGGCCCGGGCAACCTTGCTTACCCCGTCGGCCAGCATGTCGACAACCTTCTCCGGGTGTCCCTGGTCAATCAGGTAAAGCGGGTGTTCGTGAATGTAGGTGGTCCAGAGGAATTCTTCCCGCATCAGGCCAATCCCGTCGGCTGGCAGGGTTGAGTACTTCTCGGCCAGCTCTGGGTCCCCAAGGTTCATCATAACCCGGGTAGCGGTTGGTGGGAAGGTCTCGGCAGCAACGACTTGGCCACCGGCAGCGGCCTGGGTCGTCGTTGGCTTCTTGAGCAGGGATTCAACCTTGCCCTTGTAGACAACCCCGTTCTTGGCGTCAACCGTAACAACGTCCCCGGTCTTGAAGACGTCGGTTGCGGCCTTGCCCCGACTCTTGGTCCCGACGATACATGGGATCTCCATTTCCCGGGAAACGATGGCGGCGTGACAGGTCATCCCACCGTTGTTGGTGATGATCCCGGCAGCCTTCTTCATTGCTGGAACCCAGTCAGGTGAAGTCATCAGGGTAACCAGCACTTCGCCGTCCTTGAATTCATCGATGTCCTTTGGGCTGTCGATGACGTGAACGACACCGCTGGCCACGCCTGGGCTAGCTGGCAAACCACGAACTGCAACCTCGGCATCACTTTCGGCAACCACGTTATCATCTCCTGCTGATTCTTCCGACTTCTTATTCTTGTTCCGCTGTGACCAAACCGTCTCTGGACGAGCTTGAACTAACCAGAGCTTGTTGGTGTTGGCGTCAAGGGCAAATTCCATGTCCATGTAGCAGCCATAGTGCTGTTCTATCTGCTTGACGTAGCCCGCCAGCTCCAGAACCTGGTCATCGGTCAGAACCGGCTTGTCTGCCAATTCGGCAGGAACCGGTTCTTCCTTGGTACCACCCTCAGGCAGCCGAACCAGCTCGACCGGCTTGGTGGTGATGTTCTTTTCCACGATCTTCATCGACTTCTTGTCGACAACGAAGTGATCCGGCGTCACCTTCCCTAAGACGATGTATTCACCGAGACCGTAGATGGTATCGATCACGATCTTGGTGTCATCCCCGTTGGTAACGTCGACGGAGAACATGATCCCCGAGGCCTTAGAGAAGACCATCATCTGAACCGCGGCCGACAGGGCAACCTTTTCGTATGGGAAGTTCTGCTTGTGCCGGTAGTAAGTTGCCCGATCCGTGAAGAGTGAGGCGTAGCACTGCTGAACACGGTTAACCACGTCGTCAGCCCCGTGGATGTTCAGGTAGGATTCCTGTTGACCCGCAAAGGAAGCATTTGGCAGGTCCTCGGCCGTGGCAGACGACCGAATAGCAACGAACGGATCCTCCTGATTCATCCGCTTGGCCAGGTCGGCGTAGGCCTGCTTGATGTCAGCAGCTAAGTCATCCGGCATCTTGGCCCCGGTAATCAGGTCACGGATCTTGGTGCAGGCGTCGTGAAGCTCGTCGGCATTTTCGTAGTCCTTGATCTGGTCCAGCAGGGCGTTGACCTGGTCATTTAGGCCGGTCTTTTCCATAAAATAACGGTAAGCGTGGGCCGTAGTAGCAAAGCCGTACGGGACAGGCACGTTCATCGACGAGGTCATCTCCCCCAGTGAGGAAGACTTCCCACCGACCAGGTTAACGTCCTCTCGGTGGAGCTCATCGAACCATAATACATTAGCAACATCGCGATTTCCCATAATACTACCTCCTCTGGATAGCTTGTGAAAGCGGTTACAACTACAATTACATTGTACCCTTTATTTATTAAACGTGGGACGTCAAATGTGTCTTTTTGTCTCTTCTTATAACAAACTTAATATTATGTTCGATATAAAAAAGCTGATGGCCAAATTAATATTTGGCCATCAGCTTCGATTTTTTATTCATTTTCGGTCAGTTTGCGGTCAAAATAGTGGGCTAATTTGGCCTCCGGGTAGACCCCGGTGACCTTTTCCTTAGCCTGCCCATCGCGGAACAGGACTAAGCTCGGAATGCTCATCACCTTGTAGCGCTGGGCAATTTCCTGGTTGCCGTCAACATTCATTTTCACAAACTTGATCTTTCCTTGGTACTGAGCTTCGAGCCGGTCCATGATCGGGTTCATCATCTTGCAGGGCCCACACCAGGGTGCCCAGAAGTCGACGACCGTCAGTGGCCCCGCCGTCAGTTCGGCGAAGTTTTCTGCGGTTGCTTCAATTGCCATTTGTTTATTCCTTCTTTTTATTATTCGAGCGGCGCACAAAGTAGATCACAATCGTCAGCGCGAAGACTATCAGCATGAAGATCCCAAAGATGCTGGACGGAATCTCGATGTCAATTGCCGGAATCGTCAAGAAAAGCTTGACGGCAATGATGGCGATCAGGCAGTAGGCCATCGGCTCCAGTTCCGGAATCTTCCGCATCAAGCGCATGATAATCTCGGCCACGCCCCGCATGCAAGCGATCCCGATCATCCCACCGATCAGGACGATGACCGGATTGGACGAGATTGCCAGCGAGGCCAGAACCGAGTCGACGGAGAAGATGATGTCCATGAACTCAATCTGGGCCACCACCGACCAGAAACGCTTGCGCCCGGTCAGGTGGGCGGCCGTGCTGCGGACCTGACGAACCCGTTTGTGCCCGAAATATTTATTTTTGAAAAAGCGGTATACCAGATAGATAAGGTAGGCGGCGCCAATCACCTTGATCTCCCAAAAGTTGATCAAGTAGGTCCCGACCCCAATGATCAGGAAACGGAACAGGTAGGAGCCCCAGATCCCGTAGAACAGGGATTCCTCTTGTTCCTTGAGCGTTGGCAGCACCCGCGTTTGGGCCGCCAGCACGACGGCATTGTCGACTGACAGCAAACATTCGATCATCACCAGGGAAAAGATGATTAGCCAGTCCTGGCCCGAAGTGATGACAGTTGACCAGTTATGTGGATCGAAGAAGGGTCCATATAACTTTTCTAAAAGTGACAATTAGTGTCCCCCTTTAAATTATTTTTTATCTACCTAATTCAACCCATATTTTACCAGATATTGGGCAAAATATGGGGGCAGGGGGGCCGTAATTTGGATTTTCTTAAGGGAGAATGGAACGACTAAACGCTGGGTGGCACCGTGCAAAAGCATCTTTTCCGGTGAATTCGGGTTGTAGATCGGGTCACCGACGATCGGGTGTCCGCTGTGCGCCAGGTGAACCCGGAGCTGGTGGGTCCGCCCCGTCGCCAGGCGCAGGCGAACCAGGGAGCGTTCGGGGCCGGCGGCGAGGCTAGTATAGTAGGTCAGCGCCGGTTGGGCATGCAGGCCGTCGACGCTGCGCCAACGGGGGTCCCGCGGGTTGCGGCCGATCGGCCAGTTCCATTTTCCCTGGCCGGTGAGCCGCCCTTCGACCACCGCCAGGTATTCCCGGTGGATTTCTCCCGCGGCGATCAGGCGATTGAGTACCGGCACCACCACCGGGTTCTTGGCGACGATCATTGCCCCGCTGGTCTCCAGATCGAGCCGGTGGACCATGTAGGCGCCGTCCCCGGTTCCCCGCAGGTAGCCGGCAACGTCATTCATCACCGTGCCCTCTTCCCCCGCCTGGTTAGGGTGGCTCTTCTGCCCCCGCGGCTTGTTGACCACCAGGAGGTCCCGATTTTCAAAGAGAACCGCCAGCTGCGGGGCCGGGGTCGGGACATAGTGGTTGGCCCCCGGCGTCCGGAATTCATCCCCGCAAAAGAGGAGCTGAACTTGATCGCCGGGATAAATGGGCCGGTTCATCGTCTCGTAGCGCCCGTTGACCAGGACGTGCTGGCGGCGGCGCAGGAAATGAATTAGTCGGTCCGGCAGCAGCCACTGATCGTGCAGGAGCTGGCGCAGTGAAATGACCGGCTGTTCCGGGCGCAGCCGTTCGGTTAGTTGCCAGCGAATGTCTGCTGCCACCTACTTCACCTCCCGGACGCTCAGCCGGTCCGGCACGTGGTAGACCTTGGGCTTGGTCCAATTCAGCATGTCGTCGGTCAACTGAAGCTTGGTAATGTCGCCACGGTGGTAGGACTGGAAATAGTAGCTCCGGCTCTCGGCCACCGTCACGGCCCGGTAAACGGAATAGGTCGGCTGATGGCGGCTGTTCTGCGGGACGGTCACGCTGTCCAGCAGGTGCCACTCGCTGATCAACCCGGTGGCCTCGTCGGCGGGCACGTCCGCCCGTTCTTTCAGGTAGGCCGCCCGGACAAAGCGGGCACTCGGCGAGTAGTAGCCGGGTGGGTTGGTCTTGCCAGAAAGACGCCCCGTCGTGACCCGGGGTGTGTTGAGTGGGACCGTTCCTGCCGCAAACGCTGGCGTGAAGTCCACGTAGCGTTCCATCTGGGCTAACTGGCGATCAAAGTCAGGGCTGTTGGTGACCACGCCAAGCGGGTTCTCGATCACCCGCAGCGGCGTCTGGCTGGGTTCAATCACCACGATCCGGCCAGTCCGGTCGGCCAGGGCAAAGTGCAGCTCCGGGTTGCCGTACTTGGTATCGCTGTTTTTCTCACTCATTAATTCGACCTCATCCAGGTGGTCAATTAAGTCCTGGACCGAGCGGAAGTTGCCCAGCACCCAGAAGATAAACTCGTAGGCCGCCAGCTGGACCTTGGTGCTATTGCGTTCGTCCTGGTAGTGGGCACCGTTATCAAAGGTCAGCTTCTGGGCCATCAGCCCCCACTCGTTGACCCCGTCGGACACGTCGACGCGGCGAGCATCCAGACTGCCGCCACCGACCAAGGCATACTTATTTTCATAGACCCGGTGATCGAAGGCCGTCGCCCAGCGAAAGTGCCGGGGAATAAATAGGGGCGAAACCGCCAGGACCGGCCAGTCCATCGTCCGGGCCAACAGGTGGGTATGGTCCAAGGTCACCTGATAAATACTGGTACACATCATCCAGCACCCCTTTCGTGAATTTCTTAATCTTTCCAAATAGCTTTGAAAGATAACGTGGAAAACCAAAGGCTAGCTTCGCGTCGTAACCGTGGGACTAGTGTCTAGCTACGGCCGAAAGCCGACGCCTTCAGCGCCGACTCCCGTCCTAGTAGCCTCTCGTCCCACTTTAGTGGTTATTTCCCACTCACTTTTTTATTTTAGATTATTTCCCGGGAAATTTGCCACTATTTTGTCTTCGCCATCCCCGTCAGCTTTACTTTTGGGAGCAAAAAGAGTTGAATAGTATTTGTAACTAAAGGCAAGCAACGAGGAGATGAAGTGATGTTAAGTGCCGAAGCAATCAACGACCGGAGTAAGTGGATCAGTGTTTTTGAGCCCCTGCCCCACGAACGGGCGGACCTGATCAAAAAGTACGAGGTCACGAAGGAACTCCTCGACTACGCCATCGACCCCTACGAAAAAGCCCGGGTCGAAATCGATCCCGATGCCGGCGTGACCCTGCTGATCTTCGACGTCTACGTGCCCACCCACGCGGTGACGGCTCCGCAGACCGCCCCGATCGGCATCATGCTGACGGCCAACAACATCATCACCTTCACCAACGCCAAGACCAACTTCGTCAACGGGGTGATCGCCAACCAGCTCCGGATCCTCAAGCGTCGCGGACCGATCACTGATAAGCTCAACCTGGTCTTCCCGATTCTCTACCGGCTCTCCACGAGCTACTTCGGCCCCCTGCGCCGCGTCGACCAGCAGCGGCAACAGATTCAGCGCAATATCCAGCGCCGCACCGGCCGCAAGGCGATTGGTGAGTTCATGGAAATTGAAACCGGCCTGGTCTACATTCTGACCTCGCTGAAGGGCAATGTCTCCCTGCTTGAGGAGTTCAAGCGCCGGTTTGCCGACCAGATGTCGACCCGTCAGAACAACGACCTTGACGACGTAATTGTCGAAGCACAGCAGGGACTGGAGATGGCCCAGATGACCTCCGACGTATCCGAGCGGGTCTCCAATGCCTATAGCAAGGTGATCGACAGCGACCTGAACCAGACGATGAAGTACCTGACCATCTATTCGATCGTCCTCTCCATCCCGACGATCGTCTCCGGTTTCTACGGTGAAAACGTCAAGCTGCCGCTGGCGAACGGCCAGTATTCCTGGGTGATCACCCTGATCATCACCCTAATTTTGATGATCATTACCATGATCTTCATGATTACGCGAAAATGGTGGAAATAGAAACGAGACCGGAAGAAAACTTTTCTTTCTGGCTCGCTTTTTATTCTTAATAAAGATAACGTGGGAAAAAGCGAGCTCCTAGTGTCTATCCACGAACGAAGGCCGACGCTTGCAGCGTCAACCTCCGCTCGCCGATAGCCATACGGAGCTCTTTAAAGCTTTTTCCCACTTCTAAATTTAGAAATGCCCCTTCACATCCTTATCCGAGAACGAGTGCGGATCCGGCATGAAGGAAATATCAACGTCGATGATGCCGAACTTCTTGCGCATCATCCGTTCAATCTCTTCCGACAGCTGGTAGCTCTCCAGGACCGTCATCTTTCCGTTGACAATCAGGGTGGCATCCAGCGAAACCACGTTCCCGTTGTAGTGGGCCTTGAGTTCGACCACCCGCCGGACGTGCTTGACCTTGCCAATTGCTTCGGCGTACTGTTTTTCGGCCGCCGGATCAAAGTAGTCGGCCAGGTTCAGGCTGGTTTCAAAGAAAATCTTCAGTCCGGAATAGAGGATGAAGAAACCAACGATGATACTGGTGACCCCATCGAGCCAGGAAAGCTGAAAGAGCAGGGCCCCGCCGATGGCCACCATCGTGCCAATGCTGGTGAAAGCGTCACTGAGGCTGTCCTGGGCTGATGCCAGCAGGGCCGCATTTTGCAGCTTGCGACCGGTCTGCCTGTTCATGTACCAGACCACGAGCATGATCACCGAGGCGATTCCGGCACCGATCAGGGCCACCGGATCGGGAACCACCCGACTGGCCGGATTGAGCAGGGCCCGGATCCCGCTAATGATGACGCTCAGGGCGATGGCAATCATGACCACCGCCGTTACCAGTGAAAAGACGGTCTCGTAGCGCCAGCGAACAAACTGGATCCGCTGGTCGCCGCCGAGGTGCTGCTGGTACTTGGGTCCCGGCAGCTTGACCCCCGCGATGTCATCATCATGGATGTCCTGGGCAATGTGGAGCCCCATCATCAAGAGCACCGTCGAGATGATCCCCGACAGGTTGTTGAAGGCGTCGGCACGCAGGGTTTGCGACCGGCTGATGGCCGCCAGCCAGTATTCAATCACCGAAATGCTACAGTAGGCCACCACGTTATAAATCAGGTGGCGCTGGGCGGCCCGAATCTTGGCCAATTCAGCGGCCTGGTTGGACTCCCACTGCTTCATCTCCCGGGTAACGTGTTTCTTGAACTTACTCAAACTCACTACTCCTCATGCAAAGTTACAGGGCTATTCTACCACCAACACGAAAAGGCGAGCCGTTTTAGACTCGCCTTTTCGTGTTTTTGCTATGAATTAATTACAGGTTGTCCCCACGTTCGAACTGGAACTTAGAATTCAGCAAGGTCTGGTGAATCAGGCTACTCAAGAGCTTGTGGGTCGCTTCGGTAACGTGAGCGGCCGACTGCTTGTTTTCGGCGGTCAGGTAGTCGATCAGCTCCTGGCCGGACTTGCCGGCAGCACCGGCCGTGATGGCGTCGACCCGGCCGACACCGTAGCTTTGGCACTGGTCACGGTAGTCGTTGACCTCGTTGATGAATTCGTGGTAGCGCGGTTCAACGACCACTTCCAGCAGCTTGTGCATCCAGTAGGCACTCTTGGCTGGTTCGGCATCGTCGGTTGCCAGCTGGTAGTTGGCCGGCGTGTCGTCGATGTTGGTAAAGAATGGCACGTACGGGCTGTAGCAGTAGAAGCCGAAGTCGATCCACTGAATAGCAGCATATTCTGCCGGTACATCGTTGCGGATCTGCAGGATGCAGGAGCTCTGGTTCCGGTCCAGGGCGATGGAGCGGAACTTGCGCTGCTCTTCCGGCGTCCCGGAGGCAAAGGTGCCCATCGGATCGTACGGCGTGCCGTTGTAGTGGGAGGTCAGGAATTGTTCGACGTCCTCGACGGCAATCTTCTTTTCGGCATGTTGAATGAACGGAATCTTCTGGCTGGTTGGTTCCTGCTCTAATGACGGCGTGAAGAGCTTCTGGCCGTACCAGGACCGCGGCGTGTTGTAGTAGGCATCGGCCTCGTCCTGAGTGCCGAAGATGTTCCGGAAATTAAAGGTCCCCGGGTTCGGGTTGAGATGGTACTTTTCAACAAAGTCCCGGATGCCGCTGGCAAACATGTAGTTGTCGGGATCGTCAAAGTCGATTTCCTCGATGCACATGATGTTTGGCGCAATCGCGTAGGCATCGTCAGGAATCCGCTGGGCAACCCACTGGTGACCACCGGCGGTTTCGAGGTACCAAACCTCGTCGTGATCGCTGAAGGCAATCCCGTTGGTTTCGCCGGTCCCGTACTTTTCAATCAGGTGTCCCAGGCGGGCAACCCCTTCGCGGGCAGACTTGATAAATGGCAGAACCAGGTAGAGCATCGAATCCTCGTTGACCCCGTTTTTAACCAGTGGATCGTGGCCGAGCACCCGTGGATTAGTCATCTCGGTTTCGGTCGAAGACATCGCCACGTTGTGTTCGTTGATCCCCTGCTCGTCCCAGCGGCCAATGTCGGGAACCCCGTTTGGCGTCGCCGTGAACCGGCAGCCCTGGCCTTCGAGGTCGACGGTCAAGCCGTTGTACTTGGAAACATAGTGTTCACCGGTATAGTCCTTGGCCGGGAAAACCTTGAATGTCTTTGGATTGACCCCGTCCTCGGCATCCTCGTCCCGGGCAATAATGGTGGAACCATCGATGGTGGCGTTCTTGCCGACCAGCATGGCCGTACAGCTGCTCATCTTTTTCTTCATTTATTTTCTTCCTTTCTTTCTACCATATATAAGATTAATAACTTTTAATTATCATACCACGTTATCTCATCAGGCGTTAATATTCTTTCGGCCAGATCAATGAACGTTAGCCACACCCTCATCAACTTATTTCATCAAATCCCGAACGAAACCGTTTTCTATCCTTGCATCCCCCAACTTTTCGTGTTAGGATAAGGCCACTTCAAATTAATCGATAGCCTATATAATGCCGTAATATGGACGGTAGTTCCTACCCAAAGCCGTAAACTTTGGACTATAAGCGAATTGAACGAAAGCTCTTTTTGCTTTTTCCAGCAAGGAGAGCTTTTTTATTTGGCTGTTGATCAAATTCAATTAATTTGGGAGGAAAAATTTGTGAAACAACCTATGACTGTTTCGACGCACGTTAACCTGCGGCACTTTAGTTTTGCTGACCAGTGGAAAAACTTTGTCCTCGGCTTCCAGCATCTGCTAGCAATGTACTCCGGGGACGTCCTGGTTCCGCTCTTGATCGGGAACTACCTGCACTTCTCGACCCTGCAGATGACCTACCTGGTCTCCATCGACATCTTCATGTGCGGGGTGGCAACCCTGCTCCAGCTCAAGCGGACGCCGCTGACCGGGATCGGGCTGCCCGTCGTCCTCGGCTGTGCAGTGCAGTCCGTAGCCCCGCTGGAATCGATCGGCGGCAAGCTCGGCATCACCTACATGTACGGGGCCATCATTGCCGCCGGGATCTTTGTTTTCTTGATCGCCGGCTTCTTTGCCAAATTAAAGAAGTTCTTCCCACCGGTCGTCACCGGTTCCTTGATCACGATCATCGGCTTTACCCTGGTCCCGGTCGGCTTCCAGGACCTCGGTGGTGGATCGGCAACCGCCCACTCCTTCGGTGACCCGTCCAACTTGCTGATCGGCTTTTTGACGATCGCCATCATCCTGCTCTTTAACGCCTTTGCCAAGGGCTTCATGAAATCGATCGCCATCCTGCTCGGCATCCTGCTGGCTTCCTTTATTGCTGGCGCCATGGGCTTTGTTTCCCTCAAGCCGGTCAGTGAGGCAGCCTGGTTCCACGCCCCGCAGCTC comes from Limosilactobacillus sp. and encodes:
- the ppsA gene encoding phosphoenolpyruvate synthase; this translates as MGNRDVANVLWFDELHREDVNLVGGKSSSLGEMTSSMNVPVPYGFATTAHAYRYFMEKTGLNDQVNALLDQIKDYENADELHDACTKIRDLITGAKMPDDLAADIKQAYADLAKRMNQEDPFVAIRSSATAEDLPNASFAGQQESYLNIHGADDVVNRVQQCYASLFTDRATYYRHKQNFPYEKVALSAAVQMMVFSKASGIMFSVDVTNGDDTKIVIDTIYGLGEYIVLGKVTPDHFVVDKKSMKIVEKNITTKPVELVRLPEGGTKEEPVPAELADKPVLTDDQVLELAGYVKQIEQHYGCYMDMEFALDANTNKLWLVQARPETVWSQRNKNKKSEESAGDDNVVAESDAEVAVRGLPASPGVASGVVHVIDSPKDIDEFKDGEVLVTLMTSPDWVPAMKKAAGIITNNGGMTCHAAIVSREMEIPCIVGTKSRGKAATDVFKTGDVVTVDAKNGVVYKGKVESLLKKPTTTQAAAGGQVVAAETFPPTATRVMMNLGDPELAEKYSTLPADGIGLMREEFLWTTYIHEHPLYLIDQGHPEKVVDMLADGVSKVARAMAPRPVVLRLSDFKSSEYRKLKGGEKYEPHEPADLLGWRGASRYYDPKYVEAFKLELAAVKKVREEFGLKNLNVMIPFVRTVDEARKVTAIMHDQGLVRGADFKVYMMAEIPSNIILADQFNQFVDGYSIGSNDLTMLLLGCDRNNDTVSSLFDERNLAVKRAIRHLIKAAHKDGRTVSICGQAPSEYPEFTNFLIQSGIDYVSVNPDMVKATKRNVAHFEQRILLDKATGRGIQDPTDYEW
- the trxA gene encoding thioredoxin, yielding MAIEATAENFAELTAGPLTVVDFWAPWCGPCKMMNPIMDRLEAQYQGKIKFVKMNVDGNQEIAQRYKVMSIPSLVLFRDGQAKEKVTGVYPEAKLAHYFDRKLTENE
- a CDS encoding TerC family protein; this translates as MSLLEKLYGPFFDPHNWSTVITSGQDWLIIFSLVMIECLLSVDNAVVLAAQTRVLPTLKEQEESLFYGIWGSYLFRFLIIGVGTYLINFWEIKVIGAAYLIYLVYRFFKNKYFGHKRVRQVRSTAAHLTGRKRFWSVVAQIEFMDIIFSVDSVLASLAISSNPVIVLIGGMIGIACMRGVAEIIMRLMRKIPELEPMAYCLIAIIAVKLFLTIPAIDIEIPSSIFGIFMLIVFALTIVIYFVRRSNNKKKE
- a CDS encoding RluA family pseudouridine synthase, whose amino-acid sequence is MAADIRWQLTERLRPEQPVISLRQLLHDQWLLPDRLIHFLRRRQHVLVNGRYETMNRPIYPGDQVQLLFCGDEFRTPGANHYVPTPAPQLAVLFENRDLLVVNKPRGQKSHPNQAGEEGTVMNDVAGYLRGTGDGAYMVHRLDLETSGAMIVAKNPVVVPVLNRLIAAGEIHREYLAVVEGRLTGQGKWNWPIGRNPRDPRWRSVDGLHAQPALTYYTSLAAGPERSLVRLRLATGRTHQLRVHLAHSGHPIVGDPIYNPNSPEKMLLHGATQRLVVPFSLKKIQITAPLPPYFAQYLVKYGLN
- a CDS encoding choloylglycine hydrolase family protein, whose product is MCTSIYQVTLDHTHLLARTMDWPVLAVSPLFIPRHFRWATAFDHRVYENKYALVGGGSLDARRVDVSDGVNEWGLMAQKLTFDNGAHYQDERNSTKVQLAAYEFIFWVLGNFRSVQDLIDHLDEVELMSEKNSDTKYGNPELHFALADRTGRIVVIEPSQTPLRVIENPLGVVTNSPDFDRQLAQMERYVDFTPAFAAGTVPLNTPRVTTGRLSGKTNPPGYYSPSARFVRAAYLKERADVPADEATGLISEWHLLDSVTVPQNSRHQPTYSVYRAVTVAESRSYYFQSYHRGDITKLQLTDDMLNWTKPKVYHVPDRLSVREVK
- a CDS encoding magnesium transporter CorA family protein, whose product is MLSAEAINDRSKWISVFEPLPHERADLIKKYEVTKELLDYAIDPYEKARVEIDPDAGVTLLIFDVYVPTHAVTAPQTAPIGIMLTANNIITFTNAKTNFVNGVIANQLRILKRRGPITDKLNLVFPILYRLSTSYFGPLRRVDQQRQQIQRNIQRRTGRKAIGEFMEIETGLVYILTSLKGNVSLLEEFKRRFADQMSTRQNNDLDDVIVEAQQGLEMAQMTSDVSERVSNAYSKVIDSDLNQTMKYLTIYSIVLSIPTIVSGFYGENVKLPLANGQYSWVITLIITLILMIITMIFMITRKWWK
- a CDS encoding cation diffusion facilitator family transporter, which translates into the protein MSKFKKHVTREMKQWESNQAAELAKIRAAQRHLIYNVVAYCSISVIEYWLAAISRSQTLRADAFNNLSGIISTVLLMMGLHIAQDIHDDDIAGVKLPGPKYQQHLGGDQRIQFVRWRYETVFSLVTAVVMIAIALSVIISGIRALLNPASRVVPDPVALIGAGIASVIMLVVWYMNRQTGRKLQNAALLASAQDSLSDAFTSIGTMVAIGGALLFQLSWLDGVTSIIVGFFILYSGLKIFFETSLNLADYFDPAAEKQYAEAIGKVKHVRRVVELKAHYNGNVVSLDATLIVNGKMTVLESYQLSEEIERMMRKKFGIIDVDISFMPDPHSFSDKDVKGHF
- a CDS encoding C69 family dipeptidase, encoding MKKKMSSCTAMLVGKNATIDGSTIIARDEDAEDGVNPKTFKVFPAKDYTGEHYVSKYNGLTVDLEGQGCRFTATPNGVPDIGRWDEQGINEHNVAMSSTETEMTNPRVLGHDPLVKNGVNEDSMLYLVLPFIKSAREGVARLGHLIEKYGTGETNGIAFSDHDEVWYLETAGGHQWVAQRIPDDAYAIAPNIMCIEEIDFDDPDNYMFASGIRDFVEKYHLNPNPGTFNFRNIFGTQDEADAYYNTPRSWYGQKLFTPSLEQEPTSQKIPFIQHAEKKIAVEDVEQFLTSHYNGTPYDPMGTFASGTPEEQRKFRSIALDRNQSSCILQIRNDVPAEYAAIQWIDFGFYCYSPYVPFFTNIDDTPANYQLATDDAEPAKSAYWMHKLLEVVVEPRYHEFINEVNDYRDQCQSYGVGRVDAITAGAAGKSGQELIDYLTAENKQSAAHVTEATHKLLSSLIHQTLLNSKFQFERGDNL
- a CDS encoding nucleobase:cation symporter-2 family protein, with protein sequence MTVSTHVNLRHFSFADQWKNFVLGFQHLLAMYSGDVLVPLLIGNYLHFSTLQMTYLVSIDIFMCGVATLLQLKRTPLTGIGLPVVLGCAVQSVAPLESIGGKLGITYMYGAIIAAGIFVFLIAGFFAKLKKFFPPVVTGSLITIIGFTLVPVGFQDLGGGSATAHSFGDPSNLLIGFLTIAIILLFNAFAKGFMKSIAILLGILLASFIAGAMGFVSLKPVSEAAWFHAPQLFFFGVPRFNLSAMITMMLVSLTTMIESTGVFFALSDLTGRKLTTKDLKRGYRAEGIAAILGGLFNTFPYSTFSENVGVLKMSGVKTRRPVYYAAFMLLLLGLLPKVGALATVIPTPVLGGAMIVMFGMVGVQGVQILHKVDFSNNANLLTASVSIGLGLGITMYPHIFQYLPTEVQIILGNGIVVTSVSAVLLNLLFNHRWAKRSAD